The Pseudomonas chlororaphis subsp. piscium genome contains the following window.
AACCGACAGCAAGTCTCGGTGGAGCCGGCCGTTGTCACTGCGGCTCTCATCGTCTCGGACGATGTCCATATCTGCTCCTTTGGATTGTTCCACTTCTGCTGCAATGTTCAGACGTTTAGTGACTCCGTCGCGGGGAGTCCGAGATGAGTTAACTGCCACATCGGTGCACTACCAATAACGAAGCTCTCCACCGAACATGAAGAAAATCATTAGCAGCCCGAGCTCTCCGAACAACAGCGGCGCGATTGTAAGCACGCCCTGGATCACGACAGCGACCTTGCAGCCTTTGGACAAACCATAACGTCGCCAATACAGCGCATGCAGTACCATCGTCAGACCGTTCACGGCCCAGACCACCCCAATAGCCATCATGTAATTTTGCTGCGCAATCCGCAGCAACATGATCAACAAGCCAAAGAAAGCGATAAGTACTGACCACACAATCAGTAGAGAATGATCCGGCTTTATCAGGCCAGAAACTGGTTTGGGCATTGCATTTCCATCCATGTAAACGCTAAAGCGTCTTGCTCAATTCAAGTCATCACGCTGCCCTACAATTTATCCATCCAGTTCTGAGGCGATGAGAGCCCAGCCAGAAACTCCTCTAGAGCGTAATCATCTGTTCCCGGCTTACCGCTATGGATGGACGTCACCGGACCGGGTCCGGCAGGACCGTTGAGGGGCTTCCCACCTGCCGGCGGTGGTGTCAGGGCTCCAGGGCGGAAGCGAAGGCTATCGATTATGGCGTCCCAGACCTCGAAAAACTCAGCTTCGGTTGGACCGCCGGCCACATCCTCTGAGTCAGGAAAGCTACCTAGCGATGACGGTTTTCGTGACGTCAGATAGGTAGTGTCCATAGCGATATTAATGCTGGGCAATGGTGCCGGAGCCCCTCGTCCAACAAAGTCCCATTCACCACCGATGTTGGTCTTGAACTCTTGCGGACTGTCTCCTTCAGTACCGCCCATGACGTATTCCTCTCCGGCCAGATCTCCAACGATACGTTTCGCCGCTCGATATTCATGACGTCCAGCGACAACTCCTGGCTCGGCCAACATACGAGCAATCAACCCCGCATTTTCATTGTCTGCCTCACGGCGTCGTTCAAGTACGGACTGTCCTGGCTTCCATACCATCGCCTGCCTGACTACCACACCAAGATTACGAGGCAGCTCAAACGCCCAACTGATGTCTTCCTGTTCGCCGCGAGCAAGATCGTAGGCCCCATCAACAAAAGCCCCGCTCAGACATAAGCCCGGGCGACTGGGTATTTCGTCTGTTGCACGGGCATGCAGTCGAGGAAACAGTTTCTGAATGGCGTCTTTACTGTTGAGTGATGGAGTGATTTTAAACAGCGTACCATCGCGCCACAGATAACCTTCGGCCTGATGAAAGAGCTGTTGAATAACAGTCTCATCATCCTCAGCCAGCCCCTCTACATGTTCAAACTCATAGGCAAAAACCGCTCCGCCATCAGCGGTGGTGATACGCTCAGATGGTCGCAGATAGGCCTTACCATTGTTATCGGCCTTGAACGCCTGCACTTCTTGCCAACGTTTATCTACTAACTCCTCATACTGCGGCCGGCTGACCCCCGTGGTCACGGAAAGTGTCATGTTGCCTAGCTGCGCACCACTGACTTGAGGCTTCCAGGTAGTTCCTGCTGGTAAATCGATCAGCATCCGTCCGACGCAGTACGTATGCATATTTTGAGTCAGTTCACTCATGACATGGCTCCGCTCAAAATGGGATAGTCGCCAGTAACGCCAACCGTAGGCGCAGACTCCCAATATCGAGATAAAAATGACGATAAATAGTAGATGACGTCTCGCGATCATGCTGACAACTTCTTGGCAGTAGCACCTATTCTTAGAATCGAATACAGAGTTAGATTCTGTACGTTACGATTCTTATAAGAGCCTTGGTGATCATAACCAGTCATGCGGGCAGCAAATACGGCTTGTTCAGCAGCATCTTCAGCAGCGTGTGCCGGAACAGTACCGTCCCCCGCCTGATCTTGCTCCTGAATATCCGCGGAGTAACCATCTCCAAGTGTGTTATGAATGATTCCGACACCATATTGATTAATCATCTGCTGCTCGCTGAGATCGTTGATCATCCAAACTCGTCCCTCATGATTTTCACTCCTCAAGCGTAAGGCAATGGCATGCTCGCGTGAGGGTGTCGGAGCAGGTGTAGCGGGCAAACCCGGCTTATGAGAGGGGATCACACCGGGACTAAGCTTCCAAGTAACTCGGTTGAATGCCTGGTGGTTGCTGTCTGCTCCGTAATGTACAAAGCTATTAGGGTGATAATAGTTTCCTAGCGCAGAGTGAAAAGATTTTGCCTGACCAAGCATCTTTTCATAGTTACTCCATGCACTAACCAGAGTAGCGGGTGATAAGTTTCCGATAGGATTTATCCAGGCGGCATCCATCAGCCTCCACCATGCTTTCTTCTTCAAGTAAATCTGTGTGTATGGATCTGGTCCTGCCGGTAATTGAAATAACTCTCTGCCGTTACAGGTGACACGTAACCATCCTGTGCCATAACGTTGGTTAGGCAGCAACTCTAGAGGCCCCGCAGCATTGGCAAAAACAGGCATGATCTTTTGGCCTGTACCGCCAAGCCCAACAGCACCGGCAATATCTTCCCATCCGGCACGAACCCGACGGTAGGCCGTCGCTGCTCCAATGGCCGGTTGGACACCATGTACCACTCCTTGGATCAAGTTGGGGTTACGTTTGGCACACATGCGCGCCACCAGCCCACCCATGGAGTGAGTGACCAGAATCACACCATGCTGACACTTAACACCCAGCTCGTTTCGGCATCGTTCCAGAACGGCCTGAATTCGACTAGCAAGATAATCAGCTGCCTGGGAGTTGGAGTTGAGCCAGTTGTAACCTACCGCATACACAGGGTAACGAAACTCTGCCGCGACCTTCAGCCCTTCCACTTTTAGTGGGCTGTAGCCCTTGAGTTCCCCCCAAGTCGAAACTGTATCTGCAACGATACCCGGGAATGGCTTGCCCTCAGAGGTCAGAATGTAGCGTAGATGGACCTCAAGAAAGTCGAGGATACTTCCATAGGAGTCCAACGATACTGACCCCCAGCCGCGATTTCTTGCCTCTTCTGGTGGAATCATGCTGACGAATTTCCGCACCGTTTTGAGGTCAGCATCCTGAGGATTTGACAGTGCACGAGTTAGCTGTGGGTCAAGCAGTTGTTTACGCTCTATTGGCGACAAACTGGTATAGCTTTTCCATTTCGTGACCCCAACCATCCAGCCCTTGATATCGTCGGGAAACCACGCCCATCGATTGTCGTTGCCCATGATGCGAGCGTTAGCTCCCGTCGCCAGCAAAGGGCTGCCCATGATGCCGGGTACAAAAATGACCGGGATGGCATGATCTGGAGGAGCGTGGACCTCAGCACGAACATTGTTAGCTGTAGGGCTCATAGTCACACGAGCAGTCACGTTTCCATCTGGCCCAATCTGGGTAGGCACTGGCCTTGTTGGCTCACTCATTCGGCTCTCCCTGCCTTATTTCACTGTATTCACTCATGACTCGGGCTTTTTCGAAAATCCGGATTTGCATGAGGCTCATGTCTCACCAGGGCCAAGCAGGTGGAACTCATAACCTTCTGTCGTGAGGCTCTGCTGCATTTCAGCCCAACCGTCACCATCAGTGATGCCTTCTAACCTAGCGCCATCACTACGCGTGAGCGCATAACGATAATTGGGTAGCGGCTTGCCGTTGCGCACCACGCGAACACGCTCATTAAAAGGTGTCTGGGACCAGGTATTGAAGGTGGTGGACGCGTGTGCCGGTCCGACGAGACTGTGCTTGGCCGCCTTGACGGTAAAGTTACCCGGCATGCCCAGTTCGATGTTGCCCCCTTTGAGTGTGAGGTAGGCACCACCACACATCAGCGTGATATGTTCCTTAGCGGAAATCAGTACATGTTGGTTGCTCGCACTGACCTCCACGCTCTGATCCGCCTCCAGACGAATGTTGTTCTTCTGGGCCTGCAGCAGCATCAATCCTTGGTGGGCGATGTGTCGTATCTCGCCGCTCTGGGCGAACAGCCCCAAATCCGTGCCGGCGTTGACTACGAACTTCTGCCCCGAGGTCAGCTGTTGGTTCTGCTGGGCCACGCTGTCGATATGTTCACCGGCCGCCAGTGTGACACTGTTGGGAGACACCGCCGCGATCCCAGCTTGGCCACTCAACGCAATGGCTGGTTTACCGCCATTGGTCTTGTCCGCTTCGTCGTTGGCTCCGTGCCCAAGGTCACGAACAGCTTTGCTGAGAGTTTTCTGAGGCTCGGTATCATGACCAACACCCTCATGATCTGCAGCGTAGTCACCCAGTTCCTTGGCCAGTTGTAAAGCTGCCTCCAATACCTGAACAGCAGTGACACGGCTCAGATGACCACCATTGGCATTCAACTGCTCTTCAGTGCTGAGCAGCAGCCCCTTGGCCGCGCGCAACGCACCATGCTCGTCAGTACGC
Protein-coding sequences here:
- a CDS encoding T6SS immunity protein Tli4 family protein; translation: MSELTQNMHTYCVGRMLIDLPAGTTWKPQVSGAQLGNMTLSVTTGVSRPQYEELVDKRWQEVQAFKADNNGKAYLRPSERITTADGGAVFAYEFEHVEGLAEDDETVIQQLFHQAEGYLWRDGTLFKITPSLNSKDAIQKLFPRLHARATDEIPSRPGLCLSGAFVDGAYDLARGEQEDISWAFELPRNLGVVVRQAMVWKPGQSVLERRREADNENAGLIARMLAEPGVVAGRHEYRAAKRIVGDLAGEEYVMGGTEGDSPQEFKTNIGGEWDFVGRGAPAPLPSINIAMDTTYLTSRKPSSLGSFPDSEDVAGGPTEAEFFEVWDAIIDSLRFRPGALTPPPAGGKPLNGPAGPGPVTSIHSGKPGTDDYALEEFLAGLSSPQNWMDKL
- a CDS encoding esterase/lipase family protein gives rise to the protein MSEPTRPVPTQIGPDGNVTARVTMSPTANNVRAEVHAPPDHAIPVIFVPGIMGSPLLATGANARIMGNDNRWAWFPDDIKGWMVGVTKWKSYTSLSPIERKQLLDPQLTRALSNPQDADLKTVRKFVSMIPPEEARNRGWGSVSLDSYGSILDFLEVHLRYILTSEGKPFPGIVADTVSTWGELKGYSPLKVEGLKVAAEFRYPVYAVGYNWLNSNSQAADYLASRIQAVLERCRNELGVKCQHGVILVTHSMGGLVARMCAKRNPNLIQGVVHGVQPAIGAATAYRRVRAGWEDIAGAVGLGGTGQKIMPVFANAAGPLELLPNQRYGTGWLRVTCNGRELFQLPAGPDPYTQIYLKKKAWWRLMDAAWINPIGNLSPATLVSAWSNYEKMLGQAKSFHSALGNYYHPNSFVHYGADSNHQAFNRVTWKLSPGVIPSHKPGLPATPAPTPSREHAIALRLRSENHEGRVWMINDLSEQQMINQYGVGIIHNTLGDGYSADIQEQDQAGDGTVPAHAAEDAAEQAVFAARMTGYDHQGSYKNRNVQNLTLYSILRIGATAKKLSA